The following proteins are encoded in a genomic region of Streptomyces sp. NBC_01723:
- a CDS encoding CAP domain-containing protein yields MGKHRHQQRYRRPVVAALAAGAIGIPSVALACSDWPGNEEREPQSTAASTTGKDRWGDANWYREWSSQQSGEPSAAPSAEPAAPKHQDAEPSHKRHKPDKPHKPKSTATPKAPAAKVSDAGSKPSTGSSEPTADTSEPAATKPTPSAPASPSTPPATAPASGDVAKVVELVNAERSKAGCSPVTVNAALTKAAQAHSEDMAATGTMSHSGSNGSSPDDRITNAGYNWSTYGENVAYGYETPEKVMAGWMSSPGHKENILNCDFKEIGVGLAQPGSYWTQDFGTAR; encoded by the coding sequence ATGGGAAAGCATCGCCACCAGCAGCGCTACCGGCGGCCGGTCGTCGCGGCACTGGCCGCGGGGGCCATAGGCATACCCTCCGTCGCCCTGGCCTGTTCCGACTGGCCCGGCAACGAGGAGCGGGAGCCGCAGAGCACCGCCGCCTCGACCACGGGCAAGGACAGGTGGGGCGACGCGAACTGGTACCGGGAGTGGAGCAGCCAGCAGAGCGGTGAGCCCTCGGCGGCGCCGTCGGCCGAGCCGGCCGCACCCAAGCACCAGGATGCCGAACCGTCACACAAGCGACACAAGCCAGACAAGCCGCACAAGCCGAAGTCGACGGCCACCCCCAAGGCCCCCGCCGCCAAGGTGTCCGACGCCGGCTCCAAGCCGTCCACCGGCTCCTCCGAGCCCACGGCCGACACCTCCGAGCCCGCCGCCACGAAGCCGACCCCCTCGGCCCCCGCGTCCCCGAGCACCCCGCCGGCCACCGCCCCGGCCTCCGGTGACGTCGCCAAGGTCGTGGAACTCGTCAACGCCGAGCGGAGCAAGGCCGGCTGCTCCCCGGTGACGGTGAACGCCGCCCTGACCAAGGCCGCGCAGGCACACAGCGAGGACATGGCGGCCACCGGCACCATGTCGCACTCCGGCTCGAACGGATCGTCGCCGGACGACCGCATCACCAACGCCGGGTACAACTGGAGCACCTACGGCGAGAACGTCGCGTACGGCTACGAAACGCCCGAAAAGGTGATGGCGGGCTGGATGTCCAGCCCCGGTCACAAGGAAAACATCCTCAACTGCGACTTCAAGGAGATCGGCGTCGGCCTCGCGCAGCCCGGCTCCTACTGGACCCAGGACTTCGGCACGGCCCGATAG
- a CDS encoding NCS1 family nucleobase:cation symporter-1, whose protein sequence is MTATVPPTPSDSPIPEQAGRVELPPGTVLTDNRFVNDDLLPVPLARRRWTTYNFAALWVGMAHNIPSWLLASGLVALGMDWKQAVFTIALANVIVLAPMLLTGHAGPKYGIPFPVLARASFGLRGANLPALIRAGVACAWFGIQTWIGGQGIFVLLGKLFGGWAEASEVGGQPWTLWVCFVLFWALELAIIYRGMEALRRFENWAAPFVIVGALVLLVWIANKAGGLGPLLDQPSRLGWGADFWPVFFPSLMGMIAFWSTLSLNIPDFTRFGAGQRAQVWGQTLGLPTTMTLFALLSVFVTSGSQAVYGAAVWDPVALAARTDNVFGLLFALVTVLVATISVNIAANVVSPAYDLANLAPRLINFRTGALVTGVVGVLIMPWKLTETPELYIFTWLGLVGGLLGTVAGILIADYWLIRRTVLDLPALYTPGGRYWYTSGWNLRAVAAFVVGGVLAVGGSHSAPGKGPFPEDGLIPFLKPLADYGWAVGLGASLVVYVGLTAGRRRS, encoded by the coding sequence ATGACCGCGACCGTCCCGCCCACGCCGTCCGACAGCCCCATACCCGAGCAGGCGGGACGCGTCGAGCTCCCGCCCGGCACCGTCCTCACCGACAACCGCTTCGTCAACGACGACCTGCTGCCCGTGCCGCTGGCCCGCCGCCGCTGGACGACGTACAACTTCGCCGCCCTGTGGGTGGGGATGGCGCACAACATCCCCTCCTGGCTCCTCGCCTCCGGTCTCGTCGCGCTCGGCATGGACTGGAAACAGGCCGTGTTCACCATCGCGCTCGCCAACGTCATCGTGCTCGCGCCGATGTTGCTGACCGGGCACGCCGGGCCCAAGTACGGCATCCCGTTCCCGGTGCTGGCCCGTGCCTCGTTCGGGCTGCGCGGCGCCAACCTGCCGGCGCTGATCCGCGCCGGGGTGGCGTGCGCCTGGTTCGGCATCCAGACCTGGATCGGCGGCCAGGGGATCTTCGTCCTGCTCGGCAAGCTCTTCGGCGGCTGGGCCGAGGCGTCGGAGGTCGGCGGCCAGCCCTGGACGCTCTGGGTGTGCTTCGTCCTGTTCTGGGCCCTCGAACTGGCCATCATCTACCGGGGGATGGAGGCACTGCGCCGGTTCGAGAACTGGGCGGCGCCGTTCGTCATCGTCGGCGCGCTGGTGCTGCTGGTATGGATCGCGAACAAGGCCGGGGGCCTCGGGCCGCTGCTGGACCAGCCGTCGCGCCTGGGCTGGGGCGCGGACTTCTGGCCCGTGTTCTTCCCGTCCCTCATGGGCATGATCGCCTTCTGGTCCACCCTGAGTCTGAACATTCCCGACTTCACCCGCTTCGGCGCGGGCCAGCGCGCCCAGGTCTGGGGTCAGACGCTCGGACTGCCCACGACCATGACGCTGTTCGCGCTGCTGTCCGTGTTCGTCACCTCCGGCTCGCAGGCGGTGTACGGGGCCGCGGTGTGGGACCCGGTCGCGCTCGCCGCCCGGACCGACAACGTCTTCGGACTGCTCTTCGCCCTGGTGACGGTGCTCGTCGCCACCATCTCGGTGAACATCGCGGCGAACGTCGTCTCGCCGGCGTACGACCTGGCGAACCTGGCGCCACGGCTGATCAACTTCCGCACCGGTGCCCTGGTCACGGGCGTCGTCGGCGTGCTGATCATGCCGTGGAAGCTCACCGAGACACCCGAGCTGTACATCTTCACCTGGCTCGGCCTGGTCGGAGGGCTGCTCGGCACCGTCGCCGGCATCCTCATCGCCGACTACTGGCTGATCCGCCGCACCGTGCTGGACCTGCCCGCCCTGTACACACCCGGCGGACGCTACTGGTACACCTCCGGCTGGAACCTGCGCGCCGTCGCCGCCTTCGTGGTCGGCGGGGTCCTCGCGGTGGGCGGCTCCCACTCGGCCCCGGGCAAGGGGCCCTTCCCCGAGGACGGGCTGATCCCCTTCCTCAAGCCCCTCGCGGACTACGGCTGGGCGGTGGGGCTGGGGGCGTCGCTCGTCGTGTACGTCGGGCTGACGGCGGGCCGCAGGCGTAGCTGA
- a CDS encoding nitrilase-related carbon-nitrogen hydrolase, producing MSRVIRAALFQTAWTGDKESMIRVHEQAVRDAAAQGAQVLCFQELFYGPYFCQVQDPEFYAYAERIPDGPVVERFQRLAREHGIVLVLPMYEEEQPGVLYNTAAVLDADGSYLGKYRKTHIPQVRGFWEKFYFRPGNSGWPVFDTAVGKVGVYICYDRHFPEGWRALGLQGAEVVFNPSATSRGLSGYLWQLEQPAAAVANEYFVGAINRVGVEEYGDNDFYGTSYFVDPEAQFVGEVASDKETELVVRDLDLAKLREVRDRWQFYRDRAPGAYSPLTAP from the coding sequence ATGAGCCGAGTGATCCGTGCCGCGCTCTTCCAGACCGCCTGGACGGGCGACAAGGAATCGATGATCCGGGTCCACGAGCAGGCGGTCCGCGACGCCGCCGCGCAAGGGGCCCAAGTGCTGTGCTTCCAGGAACTGTTCTACGGCCCGTACTTCTGCCAGGTCCAGGACCCCGAGTTCTACGCCTACGCCGAGCGCATCCCCGACGGCCCGGTCGTCGAGCGCTTCCAGCGGCTCGCCCGCGAACACGGCATCGTCCTGGTGCTGCCGATGTACGAGGAGGAGCAGCCCGGCGTCCTCTACAACACCGCCGCCGTGCTCGATGCCGACGGCTCCTACCTCGGCAAGTACCGCAAGACCCACATCCCGCAGGTGCGGGGCTTCTGGGAGAAGTTCTACTTCCGCCCCGGCAACTCCGGCTGGCCGGTCTTCGACACCGCCGTCGGCAAGGTCGGCGTGTACATCTGCTACGACCGGCACTTCCCGGAGGGCTGGCGGGCGCTGGGCCTTCAGGGCGCCGAGGTCGTCTTCAACCCGTCGGCCACCTCGCGCGGCCTCTCCGGCTACCTGTGGCAGCTGGAGCAGCCGGCGGCGGCCGTCGCCAACGAGTACTTCGTGGGCGCCATCAACCGCGTCGGCGTCGAGGAGTACGGCGACAACGACTTCTACGGCACCTCCTACTTCGTCGACCCCGAGGCCCAGTTCGTCGGCGAGGTCGCGAGCGACAAGGAGACCGAACTCGTCGTGCGCGACCTCGACCTGGCCAAGCTGCGCGAGGTCCGCGACCGCTGGCAGTTCTACCGGGACCGCGCGCCGGGCGCGTACTCCCCGCTGACCGCGCCCTGA
- a CDS encoding aspartate aminotransferase family protein, whose protein sequence is MTRDLFGRHRAVLPEWLALYYQDPLEITHGEGRHVWDAAGNKYLDFFGGILTTMTAHALPEVTKAVSEQAGRIIHSSTLYLNRPMVELAERVAHVSGIPDARVFFTTSGTEANDTALLLATTYRRSNTILAMRNSYHGRSFSSVGITGNRGWSPTSLSPLQTLYVHGGVRTRGPYAHLDDRDFIAACVDDLTDLLGHTRAPAALIAEPIQGVGGFTSPPDGLYAAFREVLHERDVLWIADEVQTGWGRTGDHFWGWQAHAQNGPPDIVTFAKGIGNGMSVGGVIARAEIMNCLDANSISTFGGTQVTMAAGLANLAYLLEHDLQGNARRVGGLLLERLRAVAAQVPHVREVRGRGLMLGIELTRPGTDEAAPQAAATVLEEARAGGLLIGKGGGHNTSALRVAPPMTLTVAEAEEGAAILERALRSI, encoded by the coding sequence GTGACCAGGGACCTGTTCGGCCGCCACCGCGCCGTCCTGCCCGAATGGCTCGCCCTGTACTACCAGGACCCGCTGGAGATCACGCACGGCGAGGGCCGGCACGTCTGGGACGCCGCCGGCAACAAGTACCTCGACTTCTTCGGCGGCATCCTCACCACGATGACCGCGCACGCCCTGCCCGAGGTGACCAAGGCGGTGAGCGAGCAGGCCGGACGGATCATCCACTCCTCGACCCTCTACCTCAACCGGCCCATGGTCGAACTCGCCGAGCGCGTCGCCCACGTGTCCGGCATCCCGGACGCCCGCGTCTTCTTCACCACCTCCGGCACCGAGGCCAACGACACCGCCCTGCTGCTCGCCACCACGTACCGGCGCAGCAACACCATCCTGGCCATGCGCAACAGCTACCACGGCCGCTCCTTCAGCTCCGTCGGCATCACCGGCAACCGCGGCTGGTCCCCGACCTCGCTGTCCCCGCTCCAGACGCTCTACGTCCACGGCGGCGTCCGCACCCGCGGCCCCTACGCGCACCTGGACGACCGGGACTTCATCGCGGCCTGCGTCGACGACCTCACGGACCTCCTCGGCCACACCCGCGCCCCCGCCGCGCTGATCGCCGAGCCGATCCAGGGCGTCGGTGGCTTCACCTCCCCGCCGGACGGCCTGTACGCCGCCTTCCGCGAGGTGCTGCACGAGCGGGACGTCCTCTGGATCGCCGACGAGGTGCAGACCGGCTGGGGCCGCACCGGCGACCACTTCTGGGGCTGGCAGGCCCACGCGCAGAACGGTCCGCCGGACATCGTCACCTTCGCCAAGGGCATCGGCAACGGCATGTCCGTCGGCGGAGTCATCGCCCGCGCCGAGATCATGAACTGCCTGGACGCCAACAGCATCTCCACCTTCGGCGGCACTCAGGTCACCATGGCGGCCGGCCTCGCCAACCTCGCGTACCTGCTGGAGCACGACCTCCAGGGCAACGCCCGGCGCGTCGGCGGACTGCTCCTCGAACGGCTGCGGGCGGTCGCCGCCCAGGTGCCGCACGTACGGGAGGTCCGCGGGCGCGGGCTGATGCTGGGCATCGAGCTGACCCGGCCCGGCACCGACGAGGCGGCGCCCCAGGCGGCGGCCACCGTGCTGGAGGAGGCCCGCGCGGGCGGGCTGCTCATCGGCAAGGGCGGCGGCCACAACACCAGCGCCCTGCGCGTCGCGCCGCCGATGACCCTCACCGTCGCGGAGGCCGAGGAGGGCGCGGCGATCCTCGAACGCGCCCTGCGGAGCATCTGA
- a CDS encoding class I SAM-dependent methyltransferase, with product MTLVANSRQAEAWNGPVGAHWATHQARYDAMLAGVNDALFGAAAVAPGDRVLDVGCGAGATTRIAARLAAPGHAVGVDISAPLLERARASTAAEGVANAAYECADAQVHPFPADAYDVVVSRGGVMFFEDHAAAFRNLARALRPGGRLAFVCPQPPGPHSPEARTLALFARLVDEEPGAEAVAARTAMASLSDPDRVREVLAGCYEEVTVEPVTVEAVWGRDVPDAVEFLLSRYPGGALPASRLVELEAALRPYATDSGVRMRAGVWLVTAVRP from the coding sequence ATGACCCTCGTCGCCAACTCCCGCCAGGCCGAAGCCTGGAACGGCCCCGTCGGCGCCCACTGGGCCACCCACCAGGCCCGCTACGACGCGATGCTGGCCGGGGTGAACGACGCCCTGTTCGGCGCGGCGGCCGTCGCGCCGGGCGACCGGGTCCTCGACGTCGGCTGCGGGGCGGGGGCGACCACCCGGATCGCGGCGCGGCTCGCCGCCCCCGGGCACGCCGTCGGCGTCGACATCTCGGCGCCCCTGCTGGAGCGGGCCCGCGCGAGCACGGCGGCCGAGGGGGTCGCGAACGCGGCGTACGAGTGCGCCGACGCGCAGGTGCACCCCTTCCCGGCGGACGCCTACGACGTGGTCGTCAGCAGGGGCGGGGTGATGTTCTTCGAGGACCACGCCGCCGCCTTCCGCAATCTCGCACGGGCGCTGCGTCCCGGCGGGCGGCTCGCGTTCGTCTGCCCCCAACCGCCGGGACCGCACTCGCCGGAGGCCCGGACGCTCGCGCTGTTCGCCCGGCTCGTCGACGAGGAGCCCGGCGCCGAAGCGGTCGCCGCGCGGACCGCGATGGCCTCACTGTCCGACCCGGACCGCGTCCGGGAGGTCCTCGCCGGGTGCTACGAGGAGGTGACGGTGGAGCCGGTCACCGTGGAGGCCGTCTGGGGCCGCGACGTCCCGGACGCCGTCGAGTTCCTGCTGTCGCGCTACCCGGGCGGCGCGCTCCCCGCGAGCCGTCTGGTCGAACTGGAGGCGGCCCTGCGCCCGTACGCCACCGACAGCGGCGTCCGCATGCGGGCCGGGGTGTGGTTGGTGACCGCGGTCCGCCCCTGA
- the hydA gene encoding dihydropyrimidinase, with amino-acid sequence MSSRTVIRGGLVITASDEIHADVLIEDGRVAALAATGTPAAESFTAGRSEMGAPPPEGWGRVIDATGKYVIPGGVDGHTHMEMPFGGTYAADTFETGTRAAAWGGTTTIVDFAIQGVGHSLREGLDAWHAKAEGNCAIDYGFHMIVSDVNQETLKEMDLLVEEGVTSFKQFMAYPGVFYSDDGQILRAMQRAAENGGLIMMHAENGIAIDVLVEQALARGETDPRFHGEVRKALLEAEATHRAIKLAQVAGAPLYVVHVSATEAVAELTRARDEGLNVFGETCPQYLFLSTDNLAEPDFEGAKYVCSTPLRPREHQAALWRGLRTNDLQVVSTDHCPFCFSGQKELGRGDFSKIPNGMPGVENRMDLLHQAVVDGHIGRRRWIEIACASPARMFGLYPKKGTIAPGADADIVIYDPHAEQVISAETHHMNVDYSAYEGRRVTGRVETVLSRGEPVVTEREYTGHKGHGAYVPRSTCQYLS; translated from the coding sequence ATGAGCAGCCGTACCGTCATCCGCGGCGGCCTCGTCATCACCGCGTCCGACGAGATCCACGCCGACGTCCTGATCGAGGACGGCCGGGTCGCCGCCCTCGCCGCGACCGGCACCCCGGCCGCCGAATCCTTCACGGCCGGGCGAAGCGAGATGGGGGCTCCCCCGCCCGAAGGGTGGGGGAGGGTGATCGACGCCACCGGCAAGTACGTCATCCCGGGCGGTGTCGACGGGCACACCCACATGGAGATGCCCTTCGGCGGCACCTACGCGGCCGACACCTTCGAGACCGGCACCAGGGCCGCCGCCTGGGGCGGTACGACCACCATCGTCGACTTCGCCATCCAGGGCGTCGGCCACTCCCTGCGCGAGGGCCTCGACGCCTGGCACGCGAAGGCCGAGGGCAACTGCGCGATCGACTACGGCTTCCACATGATCGTCTCCGACGTGAACCAGGAGACGCTCAAGGAGATGGACCTGCTGGTCGAGGAGGGCGTCACCTCCTTCAAGCAGTTCATGGCCTACCCCGGCGTCTTCTACTCCGACGACGGCCAGATCCTGCGGGCCATGCAGCGCGCCGCCGAGAACGGCGGGCTGATCATGATGCACGCCGAGAACGGCATCGCGATCGACGTCCTGGTCGAGCAGGCCCTCGCCCGCGGCGAGACCGACCCGCGCTTCCACGGCGAGGTCCGCAAGGCTCTCCTGGAGGCCGAGGCCACCCACCGCGCGATCAAACTCGCGCAGGTCGCCGGCGCGCCCCTCTACGTCGTGCACGTCTCCGCGACCGAGGCGGTCGCCGAGCTGACCCGGGCCCGCGACGAGGGCCTGAACGTCTTCGGCGAGACCTGCCCGCAGTACCTGTTCCTGTCCACCGACAACCTCGCGGAGCCCGACTTCGAGGGCGCCAAGTACGTGTGCAGCACCCCGCTGCGCCCGCGCGAGCACCAGGCGGCGCTGTGGCGGGGCCTCAGGACCAACGACCTCCAGGTGGTGTCGACCGACCACTGCCCCTTCTGCTTCAGCGGCCAGAAGGAGCTGGGCCGCGGCGACTTCTCCAAGATCCCCAACGGGATGCCGGGCGTCGAGAACCGCATGGACCTGCTCCACCAGGCCGTCGTCGACGGGCACATCGGCCGCCGCCGCTGGATCGAGATCGCCTGCGCCTCCCCGGCCCGCATGTTCGGCCTGTACCCGAAGAAGGGCACCATCGCGCCCGGCGCCGACGCCGACATCGTCATCTACGACCCGCACGCCGAGCAGGTCATCTCCGCCGAGACCCACCACATGAACGTCGACTACTCGGCGTACGAGGGCAGGCGCGTCACCGGCCGCGTGGAGACGGTGCTCTCGCGGGGCGAACCGGTCGTCACCGAGCGGGAGTACACCGGACACAAGGGCCACGGCGCGTACGTCCCGCGCTCCACCTGTCAGTACCTCAGCTAG
- a CDS encoding TIGR03842 family LLM class F420-dependent oxidoreductase, whose protein sequence is MDFGLVLQTDPPASRVVSLMQRAERNGFSHGWTFDSAVLWQEPFVIYSQILANTTRLKVGPMVTNPGTRTWEVTASTFATLNDMFGNRTVCGIGRGDSAMRVAGRKPNTLARISEAMKVIRALGRGEEADLGGGTAVRFPWIKPGAEVPVWMAAYGPKALKMTGEEADGFILQLADLYLTEYMVKAVKDAAAAAGRDPDEVTICVAAPAYVTADDSPGTLAHAREQCRWFGGMVGNHVADLVSKYGEHSAAVPDELTDYIKSREGYDYAHHGRSGNPDTQFVPDEIVDRFCLIGPVEQHIEKLQALRALGVDQFAVYDMHDAQEATIDAYGAEIIPALHR, encoded by the coding sequence ATGGACTTCGGACTCGTCCTGCAGACCGACCCGCCGGCCTCCCGCGTCGTCAGCCTGATGCAGCGGGCCGAGCGCAACGGCTTCAGCCACGGCTGGACCTTCGACTCCGCCGTGCTCTGGCAGGAGCCGTTCGTCATCTACAGCCAGATCCTGGCCAACACCACGCGCCTCAAGGTGGGCCCGATGGTCACCAACCCCGGTACCCGCACCTGGGAGGTGACCGCCTCCACCTTCGCCACCCTCAACGACATGTTCGGCAACCGCACCGTCTGCGGCATCGGCCGCGGCGACTCCGCGATGCGCGTGGCCGGCCGCAAGCCCAACACCCTCGCCCGGATCAGCGAGGCCATGAAGGTCATCCGGGCCCTGGGCCGGGGCGAGGAGGCCGACCTCGGCGGCGGCACCGCGGTCAGGTTCCCGTGGATCAAGCCGGGTGCCGAAGTGCCGGTGTGGATGGCTGCGTACGGGCCGAAGGCCCTGAAGATGACGGGGGAGGAGGCCGACGGCTTCATCCTCCAGCTCGCCGACCTCTACCTCACCGAGTACATGGTCAAGGCCGTCAAGGACGCCGCCGCGGCCGCCGGCCGGGACCCGGACGAGGTGACGATCTGCGTCGCCGCCCCCGCCTACGTCACCGCCGACGACTCGCCCGGAACGCTCGCCCACGCACGCGAGCAGTGCCGCTGGTTCGGCGGCATGGTCGGCAACCACGTCGCCGACCTGGTCAGCAAGTACGGCGAGCACTCCGCCGCCGTCCCCGACGAACTCACCGACTACATCAAGTCCCGCGAGGGCTACGACTACGCCCACCACGGACGCAGCGGCAACCCGGACACGCAGTTCGTGCCGGACGAGATCGTCGACCGGTTCTGCCTGATCGGGCCGGTCGAGCAGCACATCGAGAAGCTCCAGGCCCTGCGCGCCCTCGGCGTCGACCAGTTCGCCGTGTACGACATGCACGACGCGCAGGAAGCGACGATCGACGCGTACGGCGCGGAGATCATCCCGGCACTCCACCGCTGA
- a CDS encoding nitrilase-related carbon-nitrogen hydrolase: MANVVRAALVQATWTGDTESMVAKHEEHAREAARQGAKVIGFQEVFNAPYFCQVQDPEHYRWAEPVPDGPTTRRMQELARETGMVIVVPVFEVEQSGFYYNTAAVIDADGTVLGTYRKHHIPQVKGFWEKFYFRPGNLGWPVFDTAVGRIGVYICYDRHFPEGWRQLGLGGAQLVYNPSATHRGLSAHLWQLEQPAAAVANEYFVAAINRVGQEEYGDNDFYGTSYFVDPRGQFVGERASDTKEELVVRDLDFDLIDEVRQQWAFYRDRRPDAYEGLVRP; this comes from the coding sequence ATGGCCAACGTCGTACGTGCCGCTCTCGTCCAGGCCACCTGGACCGGCGACACCGAGTCCATGGTGGCGAAACACGAGGAGCACGCCCGCGAGGCGGCCCGGCAGGGAGCCAAGGTCATCGGCTTCCAGGAAGTCTTCAACGCCCCCTACTTCTGCCAGGTCCAGGATCCCGAGCACTACCGCTGGGCCGAGCCGGTGCCCGACGGCCCGACCACCCGCCGCATGCAGGAGCTCGCCCGCGAGACCGGCATGGTGATCGTCGTCCCCGTCTTCGAGGTCGAGCAGTCCGGCTTCTACTACAACACCGCCGCCGTGATCGACGCCGACGGCACCGTCCTCGGGACGTACCGCAAGCATCACATCCCGCAGGTCAAGGGGTTCTGGGAGAAGTTCTACTTCCGCCCCGGCAACCTCGGCTGGCCGGTCTTCGACACCGCCGTCGGCAGGATCGGCGTCTACATCTGCTACGACCGGCACTTCCCGGAGGGCTGGCGCCAACTCGGCCTCGGCGGCGCCCAGCTCGTCTACAACCCCTCCGCCACCCACCGCGGACTCTCCGCCCACCTGTGGCAGCTCGAACAGCCCGCGGCGGCCGTCGCCAACGAGTACTTCGTCGCCGCGATCAACCGGGTGGGCCAGGAGGAGTACGGGGACAACGACTTCTACGGGACGTCGTACTTCGTCGACCCCCGCGGGCAGTTCGTCGGCGAGCGCGCCAGCGACACCAAGGAGGAACTCGTCGTCCGCGACCTGGACTTCGACCTCATCGACGAGGTGCGGCAGCAGTGGGCCTTCTACCGCGACCGCCGCCCCGACGCCTACGAAGGGCTGGTGCGGCCGTGA
- a CDS encoding PucR family transcriptional regulator — MTSTPDTPVTLEQQPWEPALSVRQVLGLERVLAGQPEVVAGAHRLDRPVRWVHVAEAADVGVMLSGGEMVLTTGVLLAGDEDKQGEYIRSLDRAEAAAVVLGLGRAFPAPPDVMRRAAERCGLPMVVLHRPFPFAELTEEVQSRLLRRKFAAVSLSEAVRTELTGLITAGAPVQRLLDEVARHGGCPVVVTNLAHRVLATAGERPAVDDVLRDWERIARQAGAGTADGWIRAELTCRGERWGRLVLCGYRGDRAAGRLLAERAAEALVLHRMLGGDGTHTGGPGGSWDSWEEQSARSLLTDLISGAVPARQLLPRARAAGLPVNRRVFVPLVVREHDTARLDRVLRLLGLSGIAAGLADDRVAVLLSLAPDQDAKALTAHFAARLRSEPDAAHTVVAAADARTDWAGVPAGLREARHVADAVADSPAALDLPPVVRLRDVHLRGLVRLLRDDPHVQSFAERELNGLLRSPDEDLLGVLRTYLATGRNKSRTAQLHHVSRPALYRRLEAIQGRLGVDLDDFEQAASVHIALLAHDAQQG, encoded by the coding sequence ATGACCTCCACCCCGGACACACCCGTCACCCTGGAGCAGCAGCCCTGGGAACCCGCCCTGTCGGTCCGTCAGGTCCTCGGCCTGGAACGGGTGCTGGCCGGACAGCCCGAGGTGGTGGCCGGCGCGCACCGGCTCGACCGGCCGGTGCGCTGGGTGCACGTGGCCGAGGCCGCCGACGTCGGCGTGATGCTCAGCGGCGGCGAGATGGTCCTCACCACCGGTGTGCTGCTCGCCGGTGACGAGGACAAACAGGGCGAGTACATCCGCTCCCTGGACCGGGCGGAGGCGGCGGCCGTCGTGCTCGGCCTCGGCCGTGCCTTCCCCGCCCCGCCGGACGTGATGCGGCGGGCGGCCGAGCGGTGCGGGCTGCCCATGGTCGTCCTGCACCGGCCGTTCCCCTTCGCCGAGCTGACCGAGGAGGTGCAGTCCCGGCTGCTGCGGCGCAAGTTCGCCGCCGTCAGCCTCTCCGAGGCCGTACGCACCGAACTGACCGGCCTGATCACCGCGGGCGCCCCGGTGCAGCGCCTGCTCGACGAGGTCGCCCGGCACGGGGGCTGTCCGGTCGTCGTCACCAACCTCGCCCACCGCGTCCTCGCCACGGCGGGGGAGCGGCCCGCGGTCGACGACGTGCTCCGGGACTGGGAGCGCATCGCCCGCCAGGCCGGGGCCGGCACCGCCGACGGCTGGATCCGCGCCGAACTCACCTGCCGGGGGGAGCGGTGGGGCCGGCTGGTGCTGTGCGGCTACCGCGGCGACCGGGCCGCGGGACGGCTGCTGGCCGAGCGCGCCGCCGAGGCGCTCGTCCTGCACCGCATGCTCGGCGGCGACGGCACGCACACCGGCGGCCCCGGCGGCTCCTGGGACTCCTGGGAGGAGCAGTCCGCCCGGAGTCTGCTCACCGACCTGATCAGCGGCGCGGTACCGGCGCGGCAACTGCTGCCCCGGGCGCGCGCCGCCGGGCTGCCGGTCAACCGCCGGGTCTTCGTCCCGCTCGTCGTCCGCGAGCACGACACCGCACGTCTCGACCGGGTGCTGCGGCTGCTGGGCCTGTCCGGGATCGCCGCCGGGCTCGCCGACGACCGGGTCGCCGTCCTGCTCAGCCTCGCCCCCGATCAGGACGCCAAGGCGCTGACCGCGCACTTCGCGGCCCGGCTGCGGTCGGAACCGGACGCCGCGCACACCGTCGTCGCGGCGGCCGACGCCCGCACCGACTGGGCCGGCGTACCGGCCGGCCTGCGCGAGGCCCGGCACGTCGCCGACGCCGTGGCCGACTCCCCGGCCGCCCTCGACCTGCCGCCCGTGGTGCGCCTGCGCGACGTCCACCTGCGCGGACTGGTCCGGCTGCTGCGCGACGACCCGCACGTCCAGTCCTTCGCCGAGCGGGAACTGAACGGACTGCTGCGGAGCCCCGACGAGGACCTGCTGGGCGTGCTGCGCACCTACCTCGCCACCGGCCGCAACAAGTCCCGCACCGCCCAGCTCCACCACGTCTCCCGGCCCGCCCTCTACCGCAGGCTGGAGGCGATACAGGGCCGCCTCGGCGTCGACCTCGACGACTTCGAACAGGCCGCCTCCGTCCACATCGCGCTCCTCGCCCACGACGCACAACAGGGGTGA